One Halorientalis litorea DNA segment encodes these proteins:
- a CDS encoding aldo/keto reductase, with protein sequence MATREATWAYRDDHHERFARTYFRAFGNCVVSSVGIGTYLGDPTDEADEGYRDAVGRAVASGVNVVDTAINYRNQRSERVVGDALAAADVDREAILVATKGGFVPFDGERPADPGRYVREEYVETGLVDRDELVHGQHCIAPDYIDDQLDRSLDNLGLDTVDLYYVHNPETQLESKSRGEVYDQLEATFTRLEKRAAAGDIRHYGVATWEAFRVPSDHDAYLSLPEIVARARAASDAAGTAATHLRAIQLPFNVFMADAFTVTAHDGAEGPQSALWFANDAGLDVFTSASLMQGQLTEEMPGDVEARLDGDTRAQRALNFARSAPGVTSSLVGMGSPEHVAENVDAGTFEPLGAGAFDAVFE encoded by the coding sequence ATGGCCACACGAGAGGCGACGTGGGCGTACCGCGACGACCACCACGAGCGGTTCGCCCGCACGTACTTCCGGGCGTTCGGCAACTGCGTCGTCTCCTCGGTGGGTATCGGGACGTACCTCGGAGACCCCACCGACGAGGCCGACGAGGGGTACCGCGACGCCGTCGGGCGAGCGGTGGCGTCGGGCGTCAACGTCGTCGACACGGCAATCAACTACCGCAACCAGCGGAGCGAGCGCGTCGTCGGGGACGCCCTCGCCGCGGCGGACGTGGACCGGGAGGCCATCCTCGTTGCCACGAAAGGCGGGTTCGTCCCCTTCGACGGCGAGCGACCGGCAGACCCGGGACGGTACGTCCGCGAGGAGTACGTCGAGACGGGGCTGGTGGACCGGGACGAGTTGGTTCACGGCCAGCACTGCATCGCCCCCGACTACATCGACGACCAGTTGGACCGCTCGCTCGACAACCTCGGCCTCGACACGGTGGACCTCTACTACGTCCACAACCCCGAGACACAACTCGAATCGAAATCGCGGGGCGAAGTGTACGACCAGCTAGAGGCGACGTTCACGCGGTTGGAGAAGCGGGCGGCCGCCGGGGACATTCGACACTACGGCGTGGCGACGTGGGAAGCGTTCAGGGTACCCTCCGACCACGACGCTTACCTGTCGCTCCCGGAAATCGTCGCGCGGGCACGAGCGGCGTCCGACGCGGCGGGGACGGCGGCCACGCACCTGCGGGCGATTCAACTCCCGTTCAACGTGTTCATGGCCGACGCGTTCACTGTGACGGCACACGACGGGGCAGAGGGACCACAGAGCGCGCTGTGGTTCGCCAACGACGCGGGGCTGGACGTGTTCACGAGCGCGTCACTCATGCAGGGGCAGTTGACCGAGGAGATGCCCGGCGACGTCGAGGCGCGACTCGACGGGGACACGCGGGCACAGCGGGCTCTCAACTTCGCCCGGAGCGCGCCGGGCGTGACGAGTTCGCTCGTCGGCATGGGGTCGCCGGAGCACGTGGCCGAGAACGTGGACGCCGGGACGTTCGAACCGCTCGGTGCCGGAGCGTTCGACGCCGTCTTCGAGTAG
- a CDS encoding DHH family phosphoesterase, with product MPLVAASGVGPVGTVGVETAVDATAAFALENPLVAVSVAAVVLVVVVVIGLLVRWLRRSAGERFHRALAARDEVAVLMHPNPDPDAMACALAVQTLATAVDTEATMQYAGQIRHQENRAFETVLDLNFDRITDANDIAAEEVVAVDHNTPRGFPGAETVEPFAVVDHHPGNGSGDVFTDVRTDTGACATIFAEYYDALGWEPAGSDADDETTLPSDVATALVYGIQSDTNNLTAGCSAAEFDAAAYLYDGVDEDTLDRIANPEVDAEVLDVKARAIVDREVRNAFAFSNVGEVNNADAIPQAADELLRLEGVTAVVVAGEKDGTVHLSGRSRDDRVHMGKTLQAAVDDIPMADAGGHARMGGGQISLDHMEGLGPSTGVTMPELTDRLFSAMSGDI from the coding sequence ATGCCACTTGTAGCCGCAAGTGGCGTCGGTCCCGTGGGTACGGTTGGTGTGGAAACCGCGGTCGACGCAACTGCGGCATTCGCCCTCGAGAACCCTCTGGTCGCGGTGTCGGTCGCCGCCGTGGTGCTGGTCGTGGTAGTCGTCATCGGACTGCTCGTCCGCTGGCTCCGGCGGTCGGCGGGCGAGCGGTTCCATCGGGCACTGGCCGCTCGCGACGAAGTCGCGGTCCTGATGCACCCTAACCCCGACCCCGACGCGATGGCGTGTGCCCTCGCCGTCCAGACGCTCGCCACCGCCGTCGACACGGAGGCGACGATGCAGTACGCCGGACAGATACGCCATCAGGAGAACCGCGCGTTCGAGACTGTGCTCGACCTGAACTTCGACCGCATCACCGACGCGAACGACATCGCGGCCGAGGAAGTCGTCGCCGTCGACCACAACACGCCGCGCGGGTTCCCCGGAGCCGAGACGGTGGAGCCGTTCGCCGTCGTCGACCACCACCCCGGCAACGGGTCCGGCGACGTGTTCACCGACGTTCGTACCGATACTGGCGCGTGTGCCACCATCTTCGCGGAGTACTACGACGCCCTCGGCTGGGAACCGGCCGGCTCCGACGCCGACGACGAGACGACCCTCCCCTCGGACGTAGCGACCGCACTCGTCTACGGCATCCAGTCGGACACCAACAACCTGACCGCTGGCTGTTCGGCGGCGGAGTTCGACGCCGCGGCCTACCTCTACGACGGAGTCGACGAGGACACGCTCGACAGAATCGCCAACCCGGAAGTCGACGCGGAGGTACTGGACGTGAAGGCTCGGGCAATCGTGGACCGGGAAGTCCGCAACGCCTTCGCGTTCAGCAACGTCGGCGAGGTGAACAACGCCGACGCCATCCCACAGGCCGCCGACGAACTCCTCCGGTTGGAGGGCGTCACCGCCGTCGTCGTCGCCGGGGAGAAAGACGGCACGGTCCACCTCTCGGGCCGCTCCCGCGACGACCGGGTCCACATGGGCAAGACCCTCCAGGCCGCCGTCGACGACATCCCCATGGCCGACGCCGGCGGCCACGCCCGCATGGGTGGGGGCCAGATTTCACTCGACCACATGGAAGGGCTCGGCCCATCCACGGGCGTCACGATGCCGGAACTCACCGACCGTCTCTTTTCGGCGATGTCTGGCGATATCTAG
- a CDS encoding NAD-dependent epimerase/dehydratase family protein: protein MRVCILGCGYVGLELGRQLAADHTVVGVRRSDAGLAAVEAAGLEAVQADVTDADSLGAVPDADALVFAASSGGRGAEAAREVYVEGLETVVETFGDRANSPERLVYTSSTGVYGDHGGDWVDEETPLDPTTDKTEVLAAAERVARETAADYGIDGTVARFAGLYGPDRYRLQRYLEGPVTEGYLNMVHRDDAAGAVRFLLEEDVARDDVVLVVDDEPVSKWAFADWLASECGVPDPPKQTKTERLDDPDLSETARRRIQTSKRCSNDFLRELGYEFSFPTYREGYAAAIDEYRTDGSTA from the coding sequence ATGCGCGTCTGCATCCTCGGTTGTGGGTACGTCGGCCTCGAACTCGGCCGCCAACTCGCCGCCGACCACACCGTCGTGGGCGTCCGTCGCTCCGACGCCGGCCTCGCCGCCGTCGAGGCCGCCGGGTTGGAGGCCGTACAGGCCGACGTGACCGACGCCGACAGTCTCGGCGCCGTCCCGGACGCCGACGCGCTCGTCTTCGCGGCCAGTTCCGGTGGCCGCGGGGCCGAGGCCGCCCGCGAGGTGTACGTCGAGGGCCTCGAAACGGTCGTCGAGACGTTCGGCGACCGGGCAAACTCCCCGGAGCGACTCGTCTACACGTCGAGTACGGGCGTCTACGGTGACCACGGTGGCGACTGGGTGGACGAGGAGACGCCGCTCGATCCGACGACGGACAAGACCGAAGTGCTGGCAGCGGCCGAACGCGTCGCCCGCGAGACGGCCGCGGACTACGGCATCGACGGGACGGTGGCGCGGTTCGCCGGCCTGTACGGCCCGGACCGCTACCGGTTACAGCGGTATCTCGAGGGGCCGGTGACGGAGGGGTACCTGAACATGGTCCACCGGGACGACGCCGCCGGGGCGGTGCGGTTCCTGCTAGAAGAGGACGTGGCCCGCGACGACGTGGTGCTCGTCGTCGACGACGAACCCGTCTCGAAGTGGGCGTTCGCGGACTGGTTGGCGAGCGAGTGTGGCGTCCCGGACCCACCGAAGCAGACGAAAACGGAGCGACTCGACGACCCCGACCTCTCCGAAACCGCACGGCGGCGGATACAGACCAGCAAGCGGTGCTCGAACGACTTCCTTCGGGAACTCGGCTACGAGTTCTCGTTTCCGACGTATCGCGAGGGGTACGCGGCGGCTATCGACGAGTACCGGACCGACGGCTCGACAGCCTGA
- a CDS encoding DUF5791 family protein: MLRDEFETPGDRDPEDLQASYQQELAATVDAQGVESVADETGVAEETLQALVAGESPEMTLEEAAAVLATDPDRPDADFLVADARDILLMGMSQAVLDVEAVASGIDGAMEAKEIQQKVEGRYPMTLREYALLHQYIESKK; this comes from the coding sequence ATGCTCAGAGACGAGTTCGAGACGCCAGGGGACCGCGACCCCGAGGACTTGCAGGCCAGTTACCAGCAGGAACTGGCCGCGACAGTCGACGCCCAGGGCGTCGAGTCCGTCGCCGACGAGACGGGTGTTGCCGAGGAGACGCTCCAGGCACTGGTCGCGGGCGAATCGCCCGAGATGACGCTCGAAGAGGCCGCGGCCGTCCTCGCCACCGACCCGGACCGGCCGGACGCGGACTTCCTCGTCGCGGACGCCCGCGACATCCTGCTGATGGGGATGAGTCAGGCCGTCCTCGACGTGGAGGCCGTCGCGTCCGGTATCGACGGGGCGATGGAAGCGAAGGAGATACAGCAGAAAGTGGAGGGGCGGTATCCGATGACGCTCCGGGAGTACGCGCTGCTCCACCAGTACATCGAGAGCAAGAAGTGA
- a CDS encoding DUF7286 family protein codes for MGDERARVPFSLVGVVLLLGSATFAVSVQPARPPAEPAVDVAMERGTAETTTALRASVRRASDAAARQPVLARANTSVGRVLNDSRPFRDALRVRIYLRARDRLHDLDVVVGDVTVSASLPPTPNASALRAAKRRVHIDTVEGNRTAVHVRVENVTVTARRGNRTVGHRERTASFVVRTPVVALHERVERFEARLNAGLERPGFGRRFTGYTYALTWARGYAQYGGVPVENVVGSGHLGVLTNGAVLGEQRAVFGRSDAAARHAFGRAAVGLAVSELSSLAVQGSSLPAGFPVSGPEVPDPNADLSAPTGNTSRPSADDEMGVTVSTTADRALTSVAGPSNLSAVLREAYTAEARATARIRAREGDDPDRPDPPTGDDWTLEQCETETDVTDTDDAERSPRLFTPENWHVLTAETLTVDEERTRTCEWTDGSDTETEENTETVEYGVDVGVLGRHTHTEVAPDRPLGIAHNRTDRGPYPGTDPNFAGVRERAIETVVADRGGPGALAARHVEDRLDTGPVSIVGERPSGLDRWVRRDLVSLTGTVRNVSTSVGRGRVGTFEANPAGQLATALDSRQARLVDAPARYATVAQRARVAARRAYVEEAIDRLESRRDAHRDRRAALDGVLGSLDAGSVDLLSQALAHRTTGVPQRRPTTADGVTVTGVDGSPAYLTTSAVRGERVESLPSTTEVHPLAARNVNVFTNPYGDITDALLGEAGGSGQVSFRTAARALAATETAAALPATNETRVRRLAEGRTALREAVTAETERVEGDLAAVLTANGVGSTDADRAELVDTALLRWETAGARAVALTNGSAADALASTAVPGNATRQALLEARLRTALEDAIADSKAAIPRDAVDRTTTLVRERVRERLRARTERAVGRGVNRTVTRIGDRLSRSVNRVPAGLPVVPLGTPWWTTVNVWYVEVRGGYDRFAVSARRGSAGQPSRSLTYVRDGASVRVDYDDDGSTERLGRAERVAFSSRTAVGIAVPTGPQGVGDKDGKLDERSAGWDAWAGLPNESRQVPWADGE; via the coding sequence ATGGGCGACGAGCGTGCCCGTGTCCCGTTCTCGCTCGTCGGGGTCGTCCTCCTGCTCGGGAGCGCGACGTTCGCAGTTTCGGTACAGCCAGCGCGGCCGCCTGCGGAACCGGCCGTCGACGTGGCGATGGAGCGGGGGACCGCCGAGACGACGACGGCACTCCGGGCGAGCGTCCGGCGCGCGAGCGACGCCGCCGCCCGACAACCCGTCCTCGCCCGCGCGAACACGAGTGTCGGTCGCGTCCTGAACGACTCACGACCGTTCCGCGACGCACTCCGGGTTCGAATCTACCTTCGGGCGCGGGACCGACTCCATGACCTTGACGTCGTGGTCGGTGACGTGACCGTGAGTGCATCGCTCCCACCGACACCGAACGCCAGCGCGCTTCGGGCGGCGAAGCGTCGCGTCCATATCGATACCGTCGAGGGAAACCGAACTGCAGTCCACGTCCGGGTCGAGAACGTAACCGTGACTGCACGCCGCGGGAACCGAACGGTCGGGCACCGCGAACGGACGGCGTCGTTCGTCGTCAGGACGCCCGTTGTAGCCCTCCACGAGCGGGTCGAGCGGTTCGAGGCGCGGTTGAACGCCGGGCTTGAGAGGCCCGGGTTCGGGCGGCGGTTCACCGGGTACACGTACGCATTGACGTGGGCACGTGGGTACGCTCAGTACGGCGGCGTCCCAGTCGAGAACGTCGTCGGGAGCGGGCACCTCGGCGTCCTGACCAACGGTGCAGTACTGGGCGAGCAGCGGGCGGTGTTCGGGCGGAGCGACGCTGCTGCCCGCCACGCGTTCGGACGGGCGGCGGTCGGCCTCGCCGTCTCGGAACTGTCGTCGCTGGCGGTTCAGGGGTCGTCGCTCCCTGCGGGCTTTCCGGTGTCGGGTCCCGAGGTGCCGGACCCGAACGCAGACCTGTCCGCACCGACCGGGAACACGTCGCGGCCGTCGGCCGACGACGAGATGGGCGTCACCGTGAGTACGACCGCCGACCGAGCACTCACGAGCGTCGCCGGACCGTCGAACCTGTCGGCAGTTCTCCGGGAGGCGTACACGGCGGAGGCGCGGGCGACGGCACGCATCCGGGCACGGGAAGGGGACGACCCGGACCGCCCCGACCCGCCGACGGGCGACGACTGGACACTCGAACAGTGTGAGACCGAGACGGACGTGACAGACACCGACGACGCCGAGCGGTCGCCGCGCCTGTTCACCCCCGAGAACTGGCACGTCCTGACGGCCGAGACGCTCACCGTCGACGAGGAACGGACCCGAACCTGTGAGTGGACGGACGGCAGTGACACGGAGACGGAGGAGAACACCGAGACGGTCGAGTACGGGGTTGACGTGGGAGTTCTCGGTCGGCACACGCACACCGAGGTTGCACCGGACCGACCGCTCGGTATCGCCCACAACCGGACGGACCGGGGGCCGTACCCGGGGACCGACCCGAACTTCGCGGGCGTCCGAGAGCGTGCCATCGAGACCGTGGTCGCCGACCGCGGCGGTCCCGGCGCGCTGGCGGCCCGCCACGTCGAGGACCGACTCGACACGGGGCCGGTGTCGATTGTCGGGGAGCGACCGAGCGGCCTCGACAGGTGGGTCCGCCGTGACCTCGTCAGCCTCACTGGGACGGTCAGGAACGTCTCGACCAGTGTCGGTCGCGGCCGTGTCGGCACGTTCGAGGCGAACCCAGCGGGGCAACTGGCGACGGCACTCGACAGCCGACAGGCACGCCTCGTGGACGCCCCGGCCCGGTACGCGACCGTCGCACAGCGGGCACGCGTCGCGGCACGGCGTGCCTACGTCGAGGAAGCCATCGACCGTCTCGAATCGCGACGGGACGCCCACCGGGACAGGCGGGCGGCACTCGACGGCGTCCTCGGTAGTCTGGACGCGGGGTCTGTCGACCTCCTCTCGCAGGCACTCGCCCACCGGACGACAGGCGTCCCACAACGACGGCCGACGACGGCCGACGGTGTCACTGTCACCGGCGTCGACGGGTCGCCCGCGTACCTGACCACGAGTGCCGTGCGCGGCGAACGCGTGGAGTCACTCCCGTCTACGACGGAGGTGCACCCGCTCGCGGCCCGAAACGTCAACGTGTTCACGAACCCCTACGGCGACATCACGGACGCGTTGCTGGGCGAGGCCGGCGGCAGCGGGCAGGTGTCGTTCCGGACGGCGGCCCGGGCACTCGCTGCGACCGAGACAGCGGCGGCGTTACCGGCGACGAACGAGACACGGGTGCGGCGACTCGCGGAGGGACGGACGGCGTTACGCGAAGCCGTCACGGCCGAAACCGAACGCGTCGAGGGAGACCTCGCGGCGGTACTGACGGCGAACGGCGTCGGCAGTACCGACGCGGACCGGGCCGAACTGGTCGACACCGCGCTGTTGCGGTGGGAGACGGCGGGCGCGCGAGCAGTGGCACTGACGAACGGGTCGGCCGCGGACGCACTCGCCAGCACCGCAGTCCCCGGCAACGCGACCCGGCAGGCACTCCTCGAAGCGCGACTCCGCACCGCGCTCGAAGACGCTATCGCGGACTCGAAGGCGGCTATCCCACGTGACGCCGTCGACCGGACGACGACACTCGTGCGAGAACGCGTTCGAGAGCGGTTGCGGGCGCGGACAGAGCGAGCCGTCGGACGCGGTGTGAACCGGACGGTGACGCGAATCGGCGACCGACTCTCACGGTCGGTCAACCGCGTGCCCGCCGGACTCCCGGTAGTCCCCCTCGGAACGCCGTGGTGGACGACCGTCAACGTCTGGTACGTCGAGGTCCGGGGCGGCTACGACCGCTTCGCGGTCAGTGCCCGGCGCGGGTCGGCGGGGCAACCGAGTCGGTCGTTGACGTACGTCCGTGACGGCGCGAGCGTCCGTGTCGACTACGACGACGACGGCAGTACCGAGCGTCTCGGCCGTGCGGAGCGTGTCGCCTTCTCGTCCCGGACGGCCGTCGGTATCGCCGTCCCGACGGGACCACAAGGTGTCGGCGACAAGGACGGAAAGTTAGACGAGCGGTCCGCGGGATGGGACGCGTGGGCCGGACTCCCGAACGAGAGTCGGCAGGTGCCGTGGGCCGACGGAGAGTAA
- a CDS encoding DUF7284 family protein — translation MRAVSTVLDTGVFLLLVGAAMLTLAVPAGPLPFADADAADPTADVLATSTADVQYSLAPGARQADEELVSFPRTGGPAFDRTAHGTLADHLGTATVETLTVDGRRVTHTGDGFRTAVANATRTALRGRGHLAQVRAVWEPYPDAPMRGEVTVGPSPPPATTVHAATLTVDSGLPAARQQARTVAVSGSYASVAEAVAVRVVDGLFPPEAAEDALLGDYPVDRLVAYRYRQMGRLLGANVTAAVRANDVERANAALTDSLADRLAADMRTQFESPAAAAERVRVGTVRVTVRTWSP, via the coding sequence GTGAGGGCCGTCAGTACCGTCCTCGACACGGGGGTGTTCCTCTTGCTGGTCGGGGCCGCGATGCTGACGCTCGCAGTGCCGGCCGGGCCGCTCCCGTTCGCCGATGCGGACGCCGCCGACCCGACTGCCGACGTGTTGGCGACGAGTACCGCGGACGTACAGTACTCGCTCGCGCCGGGCGCGCGACAGGCCGACGAGGAACTGGTATCGTTCCCGCGGACGGGCGGGCCAGCGTTCGACCGCACGGCACACGGGACGCTCGCGGACCACCTCGGGACGGCGACAGTCGAGACGCTCACCGTCGACGGACGGCGTGTGACCCACACCGGCGACGGGTTCCGGACAGCAGTCGCGAACGCGACACGGACTGCACTCCGGGGCCGTGGCCACCTCGCACAGGTCCGTGCAGTCTGGGAGCCGTACCCCGACGCACCGATGCGCGGCGAGGTTACGGTCGGTCCGTCGCCGCCACCGGCCACCACGGTTCACGCCGCGACGCTCACTGTCGACAGTGGCCTGCCAGCCGCCCGCCAGCAGGCGCGAACGGTCGCAGTCTCCGGGAGTTACGCGTCCGTCGCCGAGGCTGTCGCAGTGCGCGTCGTCGACGGACTCTTTCCCCCCGAGGCAGCCGAGGACGCACTCCTCGGCGATTACCCCGTCGACCGGCTCGTGGCGTATCGGTACCGCCAGATGGGGCGGCTACTCGGGGCGAACGTGACGGCGGCGGTACGGGCAAACGACGTAGAACGTGCGAACGCCGCGCTCACCGACTCGCTGGCGGACCGACTCGCGGCGGACATGCGAACGCAGTTCGAGTCACCCGCGGCCGCGGCCGAGCGAGTCCGGGTTGGAACGGTCAGGGTAACCGTCAGGACGTGGTCGCCGTGA
- a CDS encoding DUF7285 family protein, with protein MSSSSARRGQVEPLAAIVAVFAVCAGLGLYAGALDGALPERDEASAQPTLHRVERAVTDGGVVAPQRLSAASDAVGSGNRLNATLVTAEQRWTVGPTAPGTARNATARVSVRTVPGSVRPGRLTVRVWP; from the coding sequence ATGTCGTCCTCGTCGGCGCGTAGGGGGCAGGTCGAACCGCTCGCGGCTATCGTCGCCGTGTTCGCGGTCTGTGCGGGTCTCGGACTGTACGCGGGCGCGCTCGACGGCGCGCTCCCGGAACGGGACGAGGCGAGCGCGCAACCGACACTCCACCGCGTCGAGCGGGCAGTGACCGACGGCGGTGTGGTCGCCCCGCAACGTCTCTCCGCCGCCTCGGACGCCGTCGGAAGTGGCAATCGTCTCAACGCGACGCTCGTGACGGCAGAACAGCGGTGGACGGTCGGACCGACAGCACCGGGTACGGCGCGGAACGCGACAGCACGGGTGAGTGTCCGAACGGTACCGGGGTCGGTTCGTCCCGGGCGGCTGACAGTGAGGGTCTGGCCGTGA
- a CDS encoding DUF7283 family protein: MFDAPADAWYLWLGVTAASVAAFGVATGLPATAPPDAQRVADTIDSVAASPHEATGQYPLDATAVRLGTARVSLRTESGTTHAAFEYGPVTPVTAESPLWAVLHGAPPSRTFETPADFRAAATAARTRDHRWESAETVLVRHAKWEGVDVVLVGA, from the coding sequence ATGTTCGACGCACCGGCCGACGCGTGGTACCTCTGGCTCGGCGTCACGGCGGCGAGCGTCGCCGCCTTCGGCGTCGCCACCGGCCTCCCGGCGACAGCACCCCCGGACGCACAGCGCGTCGCAGACACTATCGACTCGGTGGCGGCGAGCCCACACGAGGCGACCGGCCAGTATCCGCTAGACGCGACGGCGGTCCGCCTCGGGACGGCACGGGTCAGTCTTCGAACCGAGAGCGGAACCACCCACGCGGCGTTCGAGTACGGGCCGGTCACGCCGGTCACTGCCGAGTCACCGCTGTGGGCCGTTCTCCACGGCGCGCCACCCAGCAGAACGTTCGAGACGCCGGCCGATTTCCGTGCGGCGGCGACGGCCGCCCGCACCCGAGACCACCGGTGGGAGTCGGCCGAAACAGTGCTCGTCCGCCACGCCAAGTGGGAGGGGGTCGATGTCGTCCTCGTCGGCGCGTAG
- a CDS encoding type II secretion system protein: protein MTGGWTALTWLARLYPADVESSDTLDRSLGFLDAPIPPETVVRAGYGAAVATVPVVALGLLVVPPPLLPLGLLVALACLLGVVHAVHTAPQLLATARRTRALGDAPALVGRVVLRMRITPTTETAAAFAAAEGHGPLADSLADHVRRAAGRAGSGLPTFSAEWAEWFPALRRALLLVESADTAPASERERTLDRGLEVVLDGAREEMAEFAAGLEGPTTGLYAFGVLLPLALVALLPATRMAGVAVPLPLVVLLYDVLLPCVVLAASAWLLSRRPVTFPPPRIERPHPDLPERRWPAVGVGVAGSVVGWVGSTVLVGGWTGPLAALGVGLGSGLVVHYRAVKAVRDRVRAVEAGLTDALYYIGRRVEEGHAVETAIAAAAEEVPDATGDVLADAARRQRQLKVGVREAFLGDHGALAHVPSPRARSTATLLALAAREGRPAGGAVVAMADNLSEMAAVERDARHETATVTSTLANTAAVFGPLVAGATVAMSDGMAFGGELAASGGPTTAGLGLAVGLYVLALAVVLTVLSTGLSRGLDRALVGYRVGVALLAATVTYLVTVAAVGTLL from the coding sequence ATGACCGGGGGCTGGACCGCGCTGACGTGGCTGGCACGGCTCTACCCGGCCGATGTCGAGTCGAGCGACACGCTCGACCGGTCGCTCGGGTTCCTCGACGCCCCAATTCCACCAGAGACAGTCGTCAGGGCTGGTTACGGTGCGGCAGTGGCGACCGTCCCCGTCGTCGCCCTCGGACTGCTCGTCGTCCCGCCGCCACTCCTGCCGCTCGGCCTGTTGGTCGCGCTGGCCTGTCTCCTCGGCGTCGTCCACGCCGTCCACACCGCACCGCAGTTGCTTGCGACCGCACGCCGGACGCGGGCACTGGGGGACGCGCCCGCGCTCGTCGGGCGTGTCGTCCTCCGGATGCGCATCACACCGACGACGGAGACGGCGGCGGCGTTCGCGGCGGCGGAGGGACACGGACCGCTCGCCGACAGCCTCGCGGACCACGTTCGCCGCGCCGCCGGGCGGGCGGGGTCGGGCCTGCCGACGTTCTCCGCGGAGTGGGCGGAGTGGTTCCCGGCACTCCGGCGGGCACTCCTGCTCGTCGAGTCGGCGGACACCGCGCCAGCGAGCGAGCGCGAGCGGACGCTGGACCGGGGTCTCGAAGTCGTCCTCGACGGTGCGCGCGAGGAGATGGCCGAGTTCGCCGCCGGCTTGGAGGGGCCGACGACGGGGCTGTACGCGTTCGGCGTGTTGCTTCCGCTGGCACTCGTCGCGCTGTTGCCAGCCACGCGGATGGCCGGCGTCGCCGTGCCGCTCCCGCTCGTCGTGTTGCTCTACGACGTCCTGCTCCCGTGTGTCGTCCTCGCCGCGAGCGCGTGGCTCCTGTCGCGGCGGCCGGTGACCTTCCCGCCGCCTCGCATCGAGCGGCCGCACCCGGACCTGCCAGAGCGACGGTGGCCAGCAGTCGGCGTCGGCGTCGCCGGTAGCGTCGTCGGCTGGGTCGGTAGCACGGTGCTCGTCGGCGGGTGGACCGGCCCCCTCGCCGCGCTCGGGGTGGGTCTCGGGTCGGGACTGGTGGTCCACTACCGGGCGGTGAAGGCGGTCCGGGACAGGGTTCGAGCGGTCGAGGCGGGACTGACCGACGCGCTGTACTACATCGGGCGACGCGTCGAGGAGGGCCACGCCGTCGAGACGGCCATCGCCGCCGCGGCCGAGGAGGTGCCGGACGCGACGGGCGACGTGTTGGCCGACGCCGCGCGCCGTCAGCGACAACTCAAAGTCGGCGTCCGGGAGGCGTTTCTCGGCGACCACGGCGCGCTCGCACACGTCCCGAGTCCCCGGGCGCGAAGTACCGCGACGCTACTCGCACTCGCCGCCCGCGAGGGGCGACCGGCCGGGGGTGCCGTCGTGGCGATGGCGGACAACCTCTCGGAGATGGCCGCCGTCGAACGCGACGCACGTCACGAGACGGCGACGGTGACGAGCACGCTCGCGAACACGGCGGCCGTCTTCGGCCCGCTGGTAGCCGGCGCGACAGTTGCGATGTCCGACGGGATGGCCTTCGGCGGCGAACTGGCCGCGAGCGGCGGGCCGACGACAGCCGGGTTGGGACTCGCAGTCGGCCTCTACGTCCTCGCGCTCGCTGTCGTCCTGACAGTGCTCTCGACCGGACTGTCGCGGGGCCTCGACAGGGCACTCGTCGGCTACCGGGTCGGGGTGGCACTGCTTGCCGCGACGGTGACGTACCTCGTGACGGTGGCCGCCGTCGGTACCCTCCTGTAG